The Astyanax mexicanus isolate ESR-SI-001 chromosome 18, AstMex3_surface, whole genome shotgun sequence DNA window ttctacagtttttacaTTTCCATTTTGATTCAAGGCCAAATCTTACATCAGCATATTTTCAATATTACTGTGAATCAAACGGATACTACATTCCGTTCAAACGTCAAAATGTTTTAGTTCCAAGTGGAAAATGTGAACTGTAAGGCTCCCACAGCTTGAAATTCCCACTTAGAAAGTCAGCCAGAAAGAGAGCCTCGCCAATAATCAATATTCAAATTTAATATGGCCAGCAGTagtagtaaagcagcattaaTATTCTGTTTAATAGCACTTCTATTTATTTGTCTCCCTTTAAATTTATCATTCACACTTTACTGTCCAACTTTTATCTGTGGATATGTGTGTAGTAGTTTGAACAAGCAAAATACTGCATAATGTTTTGTTAGCACATTGGAatcgctaacaatgctaacacagGACAATGCTAAACGAAATAGTGTAAAATTATCGATTTGACTAACTAGAATGGCATAAACTCAAAAAGCAGCTCTGGCCTGATACTGACCTGTGGGGAGTCTGTGCATCTAGAGACGAGCACTGGCCCATTACTTATTTCTGTAGGAgtaagagaaggaggaggaggaggtccaGGGAGTTTAAATCCGCTCTCAACAATGAACTCGTTTATTTCATCTGATAAGAGATGacagcaaaaacaacaagaaTGATAACAACAACCAAATTAGTTTTAGGTAATGATGCAGCATGGCCCTTACACAGGGATAAATGCATCTTGCATTATGAAAAAAAGTCACATATGACATATAGGGTTGCACATTGATTTCAAAATTATATTGGAATTGGAtgataattgcatttttttaaatcattgaaTAATTTAAGGCCAATATTTAAAACCAATACTTGCTGATGTGTTTATTGTATGCAAGCAATTCTGGATGCTATACTACAACTGCCCAACACTGACCATGCTATTTTAAGatgtacttatttatttgtttatttttctactagttttaaatgataaaattaaaCTCTTTGTATTGTTATGAATGTGTATATTGGTATCACCACTTATGTACATGTGTTATATTGGATATCATTATTGGTCCAAAATTTCCACACTGATACATCCCTAATGGTATATTTTCATATGGCTACATGTTTCCATTTTtatgtgtattattttattttacatttaaatatccattattaaaatatttattaaaaatgtgattaatcatgattaatcatgtTAAATTGTGCAATTAAAttgttattttcttattattaaaactGTACGTATTAACGATACACCTAAGTGAACTTgtaaatgttctaatccatattatgatgtGAAAGACTCAACTAAGTAATGCAAAAATTACaggtactttaagaaatgaaggtcagtcaatttgaaaaatgtcaagaaagaaagaaagtactctcaagtgcagtcacaatgATAAGTTCATCATCGGAAACCGCAGATTAACAGCACCCCGGATAAAAGACCACCTAGTAtttttgttcaacacttttaagttactacatgatttcgtatgtgttccttcatagtctggaattTAATACACTTTAGTATtcaattaaaatgtaaggaaaaatCACTTTATAAAATGAATGTGTTAGTGTGATTTctagtttaattcattttatggtattaaagagaaaataaatgttaaaatacatgtcatggtaattgtatatattttgtgttgaGTGTTTATGATGAAGTAAGTTTTGTGGGCTTGATGTGTGGGTTATGTTAGTAGATATGGTGGGGGTTAAAAGCAATGTGGGCGGAGTTCCTGAATGTTGTATAGTGTGTCGAGatggtatttttttatataattatttattttaatttgctcTTTTATGTTTATTGTGGGAAGTCTGAATTAATGTGAGCTTCTGAGAGTGTATGCCACTATGCACTTTACCGATTTAATATAATGCgctttattgttttaaatgtattaatttgtttACTCATGTGAACTGATCTGCCTCTattacacaaatgttttttttttacaaataagaaTTTGCTCTTATTTAACTAGCCTAGGCCTTACattcttgttatttttattattattattattattaggttcAAGATtcaataaattgtattttttacacatcacaaagtacaggtgtacatgtgagtgaaagacttgggtgcaggttcccactagtATGTAGAGAACAATGTTTACAACAAAGTACAATAATAagttaaaatagaaatatatagttaactttacagtatacataatatacacaatacacacaataacttacaGACTATAGACATACAGACATATGGTACTGCACggaaatatgttaaatatgactAAAAAATATGACTGAAAAATGCAGATATCTATAGTgcgtgtgtggaagtgaggaaatggtCCAATAGATGAACTAGATGAATAGAGTAAAGTGCAGGTACAGAAAGAGTTGTGTGagaagttgttattattattattattattattattattcaatttcGTTTATTAatacattcaaaataatagaggctggtatactgtataatattaaatgtaaaatgatatGATAAAAATGGTCCACTTACCAAGGTCGAGAGCTGTGGAGGAGAAAAACAGCACCAGTTAAATCCACAGACTAACAGACAAGGAAAGTGAAACTGAAAGTCTTAACAGCCCTGCGGGCTAACAGACAACAACACCATTCTATTCCTACACAATAAACCGCACCAGTCCCAGATGAGGTAGAATAAAGCATATACAGCATGTGAATTGATTGAATTGAGCTGATTTGCCTCTTCTAGATCACGCAATGCTGTGTAACGTCAATAGTAGGAACTAGTATAGAGAAAAGACGGAGCACCATGACTAGGCATAGTTAGCTCGGTTACCTATTCTAGCTAATAATAagcacattataataataataacaataaaaataaacattatacacCTAATTAGAGACTAATTTATATCTGATTATTTAAGGGTTTGTTTTTTAAAGCCagatttttcacttttaaaaCTAATAGTAGTGAATCCGGGACCAGAAAAGTAAAATCCGCCCCAGAATCCAGGTCCAGAGATTAGCTAGAAATCCATTCCAGGATTTTGTCTTAACTGCCAAAGAAAGCTGCGCTGCAGCGCCCAGGAGCCACGCTTTCTTAGGCGgttggaacaaaatcctggaATGGATTTATAGCTAATCTTTGGACTTGGATTTCACGCCTATGTCAAAACGACATAAATACTAACATTcatcgtttattattattattattattattattattattattaatttacgcTTTTTAATACCAATAAACACACTGTAGACAGCCGGATAGTGCTGTAAATGAATTGATATATTTATGAAAATGCTTAAATTCACAAATAgatacatttataaatacatattttttctacATAAAATCTACCAAAAACGTACAACTATATTATTATGGTTTGTAtaatttaggaaaaaaatatgaCATAAAACCTCCATGGCTAACTTTACTTCTTACAAAACGTGTCTTTCCCAACCTACATGCGCACAGCTAGCCTTAGCGCGCGCACAGAGTAAACAAGCGTTTACAGACCTTTTACAGACTTTTATCGACACGTTTATAGATGTTTTAGCTCGCTGTCACTTACCGCCAGTGCCTAGGGTACCGTTGCGAGCTGGTCCGTTCATATTTCTCATGGCAGGTGAAGGACTAGGCTGGTAAAACAGGGTTAGTCTGGTACTGGGCTGAGGTCCGGTTAGCTGGGTTATGTACTCATTGGAGCTGTACTAAAGGTCGGTGACTGCGGCTCTGAGTCTCTGCAGCGCTGCTGTACTTCTGCTTCTGCCCGTGTATCAAAATAACTCACGTTTTCTACCAAATTCGTTTCACTTTGTGCCTCTTCTAGCCCGAGCTGACCGGGTGGAAATCCCCCTACGTCACTGCTGGGAAACCCCCCCGCGAGTCGGCGCAGTAAGAGCGCGCGGTAACAGGTGAGCTGCAGCACGAAGGGCCCGAGGATCAAAACAAGAAAACGAGAGATGGAAACATGCCCCTAAATGGCTGCGCTGAAACATGGTAGACAAATAAGAGTTTCGTGAGGAAAGCACCTTCTAATGAACTGTTTGTGGGGTCACACTTTTTAAAGATTAAATGATATTATCAGGGACTgtaagggatatatatatatatgggcggGCCCTTaacacagctctggataaaattaagagagcacttcagtttctgaatcagtttgtctgattttgctatttataggtttatgtttgagtaaaattaactttgttgttttattttataaaccactttagagcgtttatttgcagaaaatgagaaatattcaatatttcaatatttagtcgaataaccctgctttttaatcacagttttcatgcatcttggcacgtcctccaccagtcttacacactgcttttgggtaaatttagccattcctggtgcaaaaattcaagcagttcagattggtttgatggcttgtgatcatccatcttcctcttgattatatgttttagaggtttttcaatttgataaaatcaaagaaactaaaatatttttaggtaTAGATTTAAGGGTTTGTATTGAATTAAACGTAAATTAAAGCCAGATTTTTCATTTCTAAAAACTAATAGGTATGAATCCAAAAAAGTCCAGAAAAGAATATGCTGTTAAGtagcaatggatttttttttttaccttaacgCCTTTGTATGCAGTACAAAGGATCTTGTCTGGAAAACTAGACAATAGAGGCATTCAAAAACTTTTGTCCGGTtgcgtgtatgtatgtatgtatatatatatatatatatatatatatatatatatatatatatatatatatatatatatatacatacatacaacaataagtctgtatgtatgtatatatatatatacatacatacaaacaataagtctgcatatgttcctgtatagatttaatgtctttatatatatatatatatatatatatatatatatatatatatatatatatatatatatatatatatataaagacattaaatctatacaggaacatatgcaGACTTATTGTTTAACAAATAtactaaacaaaatgtaattaacaaaacatatgttttatactttagattcttctaagtagcacatttatctttgaggacagatctgcacactcttggtattttaatatattatataataatatataaagctCAAAGTTATAGTGTGTGAATGCAGACAGCACTAAAACAGTCTGTGTGggtttttggttgtgttttaatGATGTGTGATGGACAGAGTAGTAGGTCAAACAAACAGTTGATGTTTAAGGTGGGATGAGACTTTCAGTGTGCGATTCTGAATGATAATTTTGACGTTTATGACAtcaaaattatcgtcacagcagcgtgatagtaaaaaaaaacataattatctTAAATAaccattaaataatatattaattataacaatatcatttaattacaataaataataactgaaaaacagtaaaacagagcATAATATCTCTACGTGTTTTCTGCCCTCTGGTGGATAATCTTTGTAAACAATCTCAGGTTGTATTTCCTAAATGCTTGGCtgtattacaaaataaaagtcataggcttgttgtttaataataataaaaaaataataataatagttaatcaattaatagttaatagaaaatcaaataaactttcTGTTTCTGGCAAGATGCTATAAAGGGCATGGAGCATGCCCTTACAGCAAGGAATTGGAATCAAGCAAACCAGGGGTGATTATAGGATCAAAgtttctcttttttaaattaaaaaaatacatgttgatTAATATCTATGTGTTCAATTTGAGACGGGTGATATGGCACATTGtttagattaaaaacaaaaatggacTGGAAATAAATGGAAAGGAAAAcacttatttcttgtacactgcactacatttaaaaaaaataaataatggagATTTTACATCcattttttgtaaatttacatTTAGCCTCCAATtgtcagaaaattaaattaataaacgttacactgacacTTGAAGgttagtttaataataataaacaaacagagtTTGACCCAGTTTGACCCTAGCGGTCACGTGACATCTACAAAAGCACGCACGTGACATATAGGAGGCAAATCCAAAATGTTAGAAGGCGCTGCTGCTCTCCCGCCATGCCTTCTCCCATCCCCGTTACCCGTTTGCTGCCACGAGGCTTCGGCCTCGACCTCGGAACCCTCAGCAGCCCGCTAAGCAGGCGCGCGGGTGCATCATCCTCCCTGCGTGTGCCCACCGCTACCCACGGAAAGCTCGCTCAGAGACTCTGGTCGTCGGCGGTGCAGTGGCGCGAGCTGCACGAGCTGGAGCCCATTGGCTGCGGGGGCTTCGGCATGGTGTTCAAAGGCACGTACTTTGGAGAGACGGTGGCGGTAAAGCGCGTGCGGCGGGCGAGGAACACGCTGGCCTCGCGCCAGAGCTTCTGGGCCGAGCTGAACGCGGCGCACCTGCGCCACGACAACCTGGTGCGCGTGATTGCGGCCACGACGATGATGCCGACGACTACAATTAAGACTGCGACGGCTTGTGCGCGCACTGGGGACAAgaaccaagaggaagatgatcaggGGCGCGTGGGCACCATCGTGATGGAGTTCGCGGGAGACGTCAGCCTGCAGCAGGTGATCTACGGGGCGGGGCCGCTGCCCCCCGAGCTGTGCGTGCGCTACGCATCCGACGTGGTGTGCGCGCTCCGTCACCTGCATGCGCACGGCGTGGCGCACCTGGACCTAAAACCCGCCAACGTTTTGGTGTCGCGCGCGGGCGTGTGCAAGCTCGCGGACTTCGGCTGCTCGCTGCAGCTCGGGCGAGACCACGCGGCGTGCGCCCTTGAGATCGGCGGCACGTACACGCACCGCGCGCCCGAGCTGCTCCGCGGCGAGCGTGTGACTGCGCGCGCCGACGTCTACTCGTTTGGGGTCACTCTGTGGCAGCTGCTCACGCGCGATGTGCCGTACCGTGGCGAGCGGCAGTGCGTCATCTACGCCGTGGTAGCGTACGGTCTGCGGCCGCAGCTGGACCGGGACGTGTTCCACCGGAGCTCCGCGGGGCGCGCGTGCGCAGAGCTGGTGAGCTGCTGCTGGAGCGCGGAGCCGAACCTGAGACCGAGCGCCGAGCAGCTGCACTCGGACCTGCAGCAGATCTCCCTTCTAGTGTTTTAGTCTTTCATTCTTCTGCTGTATTATCTCTCCTGCTTACTGTTAACTCTGTAAATACTGTgaagaaatgtttaaatatggTTTGTAAATACATGTGCAGTTTTATATGTTTCCAAAGATTATAATTAaactttaatgttatttttattactcTAAGATTGAGTCCTGCGTTGTTGTTATATGCGAAATTCATACATATAATCTAACAGTCAAAATGTGGATGCACCTTCTTATTCTATGTTAATTCTATGATTTTTATgccctacattgtaaatataatACTGAAGTAATCctgaatatgaagaaaaacaaggAATCATGTACATTTAAGAAATCTATACCCTCCATGGCATGGTGTAGGTTGCCCTTAAGTAACAAACCACTTTTtggttatttaaatgttaaaaaataaataaataaataaataaataaatatatatatatatatatatatatatatataagggttcTTCAAAAGTTCTTTGGTGAAGGTAATAGTTCTTCATAGAACCATTAACACTCAAATAACCCTTTTTTGGTACTATATAGAACCCTTTTTTCTAAGTGTATACAGGATGTAAAAATGGTCTCAGACTGGAGCACCTGAGCTCAGGACATTTACAATGACCATTATTAACCAAAGGCACCcagcaaaatatataaataatgaaagaaaaaaaacaacaaaactaaaccaaaaacaAGAAATGAAAACAAATTCCTACACAAATAAATCAACCAAAAGAAAACAattcttaatgttttatattataattcaAATGACTGGAGAAATGTGTAGGAATGGTGTATAGATTTTGTGTATAGATTTATTCAGATTTAATTATTCCCTAAAATTGATAAATTACATAAGGCTATAATCGTACCTTTTGGTGTGATTTTGGATATTTTATTTCAACTCTTATATTTCATAAGATTATAACTCAAATGAGATGGAAAATGACTGGGTGTGGTGTGTTGTGGGTAACTTCATTCAGATTGGCACAAAAAACACTTGAATTTTCTAAAATTGTCAAATTATGTAAagctatagtcttaccttttgtTGTCATTATGCACATTTTTTGCAACTTTTATATTTCATGATATTAGAATGATATTGAAATGACTGGGAGTGTTGTATTGTCTCTCAATTTATTCAGATAgtcaataaataaacacttttaactTATCCCTAAATCTTTCATCTTATAACTCAAATGGCTGGGAAAATGCCTGGTAGTGGTGTATTGTGTTTAATTAATTCATATATgcaataaaaacacttatcttcaccCCCATATTGTCAAATTATGTAAGGGTATAGTCTTACTTTTTGGTGTGATGTTGGACTTTTATTCCAACTCTTAGAATCTTTTATCTTATAACTCAAATGAGTTAAAATGCCTTGGAgtggtgtgttgtgtgtagttttATTAACATAGgcaataaaaaaacaccacaaaattGTCAAATTACGAAAGGCTATAGGCGTACCTGTAGGTTTTCTGCAACTCTTTTATTTAATGAGATTTTAACTCAAATTAGTTGGAAATGACTTAGagttgtgtattgtgtgtagtttcatttagataaataaaaaataaatcaagcaaTAAAAAACaccttaatttttttcccaaaagtGTAAAATTATGTACGGTtatagtcttaccttttggtGTGATTTTGCACATTTATTCCAACTCAAGAAATCTTTTATATAATAAGTCAAATGAGTTGTAAAATGACTGTGAATGTTGTATTGTGTGTAATTTCATTCAATAAAAAGTAGCTTGTCAGATATGTGGCAGCAAGTCAACATACAGACACTGCTCAAGAGCCTACATTAATGTTCAGATCAAACATtggaatagcaaaaaaaaattgtcagagGGATTTGAGTATTTTggtattttttagtattttgagTATTATTTTGGAGCTGCTTTTCTACAAGGACAGGAAGTTGATACGTCAatttttacagaagtattttaaaccctagtatctatacttctacctacagtgtAATGAATGTGTAAACTTTTCTCATCTTTGGACTGTTCTATGCCAAATCAATCAACAAGCTCAACctaaacatgttttgttttgcaaataaattaaatatgttttgtcATATATTAAGATAACAATAATTGTAACATTTTTTATCAGATTACTCAAGATTAGTGTGTAGGAATTCTGTAGGAAACAGTGCAGGGGGCTAGCTTGACTGAGCGTTTAGAAGTTAAGGCTGGCTTGACTGCAGTCTACAGTGTGTAAGGTACAGTTTCCAGAGAACTTTGTAATTATTCCAGCTTATACTATCTGAAACCATCTGCCAAAAACAGCTGGATCTTTCAGCAGGGAGTCTACAGGTGCACTGCTAACCTGTGCAGTGCACTGATCTGCAGCAACAGTTATTATAATTCTAGTGTACTTTATCTGGTATGAAGCTCTCACTATCAGCAGTGGAGTTTTGCATGAGCACTCTAGAATGACTGGTGAAATGTAAAAATGAAGATAAGGACTGGTACAGGAGAACTTTACATGTGTTTTATTCATCTAAATGTGTCATTATGTAATGTaacagttttatattatatgtagttGCTATGAGTTTCCACTATGACCTACTGATACATTTTTTGGGGCACTGAGGGAGCATTATTTACCCTCCTGAGTTTGGGTTAAtggggtgaataagggtctccaccagtgAGCTGCTGGTGCCATTTCACTAATGAACCATGGCTCAGTTGGAAGTATTTTGCTCTCACCTGTTCTAAATAAAGTTTGCTTAATGACACTGGgtaaatatcaatataatataataagatttactctgaattaacacattattacacataagtatgtgaaccctttgggattgctTGGATTTCTTGCTTCTCagatattcttgggatatctggtgtgaattgatCGCTcccttgaggtcatgatgccacagaatctcaattgggttgaggtcaggactctccagaaggcgtattttctccTGTTGGAGCCGTTccgttgttgatttacttctatgtttggggtcgttgtcctgttgcatcatccatcctctgttgagctttagCTGGTGGACAAATGggcttaagttttcctgcaaaatatcttggtaaacttgggaattcatttttcctttAATGACAGCAATCcctccaggccctgaggcagcaaagcagcccccaTGATGAACCATGataccccctccaccatgtttcacagttgggatgaggttttgatgattgtGTACTTTGGCTTTTTTCGCCACACATAGCGTTGtatgttccttccaaacaactcaattttggtttcatctgtccacagtatatttagccagtactacTGTGGAACATCGAGGTGCTTCAATGTTCAGTGGCTTCCTCCGTAGTGtactcccatgaactccattcttgttttatgttttccttattgtagatttgtcaacaaaactgtgccagagatttctgtaagtctttagctgacacaaggattcttcctcacctcattgatcactcttgcagtcatctttacaggacaacaACGCCTGGAgggagtagcaacagtgctgaactctcttcatttgtagaccgtctgtcttaccgtgacACATGAACAATGTTCATGTGGGAGGctggcaataaaataaaataaaccaaatgtcTGCTAAACAGAAAACGTTTTAGCTTTGAAATGTGAATTGTCCTTTTGGATTTGCCTCCCATGTTAGGAATATAAATAATTGAATGGAGTATATCCTCACTAACTGAGATAGGCCTTAAACAGTGTGCTTGATAAAAGCTGATTAGTTTTCTATATTACTTCTAGTGTACCTTATCACTCAAACTGTTCCTGAAGTGCTCTTTAACTGCTGCAGCAGCTCATGCTGAGTTTTGCATGAGCGTTGGAGACTCTGATAAGGACAGGTGAGTAAACCTGATAAACTGTAGAGAATTGCTCAGCTCTTCTCCTCCTAAAGCTGCCAGAAAACTTAAATAATCATCTTATTCCTCTTTATCATtgtatgttttattgtttgttgAGTATAAAAGCACAGTGAGGGGTTTATTTAGGAAGAAAAGTGGAGTTATTAGCAGGACTAGAGTGGGACTTCCACTGTGCTAAGTTTTAACTGTAATACTCTTGCtgaataaactattttaaactgaatttaagCACACTCTACAATGCCTtgtaataaaaatgacaaaaaagctgAATTGAACAGCTTTCATTACTGAAAACGGCTAAGCTAACAGCCAAATTGGAGAGAAAGGTATTGGCTAGTAGCCATGGTGTTTAAATTAGATTAgctaaaagtttttttattattattttaataaccaATTAACCAAGCTAATATACACAGTGaggcccataaacatttggacagttatacaatcttcatgatttgggctgggcatgccaccacactggatttaaaaagaaacaacTGAGATGCACTTGAAGTTGAGGgctgaacaaaaatatcctatgaagCTATTAAGAACTACGgaattacagctctgaaaaaaagagaccacttaaaaactatgagtttctttaattgaaaacctctggattataatcaagaggaatattgatgatcacaagccataaaaccaaactgaactgcctgaatttttgcaccaggagtaaaggcataaatttatccaaaagcagtgtgtaagactgatggaggagaacatgatgccaagatgcatgaaaactgtgattaaaaaccaggggttattcttattccaccaaatattgatttctgaactcttaaaactttatgaatataaacttgttttattatttgaggtctgaaagctctgcttttttgttatttcagccatttctcattttatgcaaataaatgctctaaatgacaatatttttatttggaatttgggagaaatgttgtctgtagtttatagaataaaacaacaatgttaattttactcaaacataaacctataaatagcaaaatcagagaaactgattcagaaactaaaatggtctcttaattttttccaaagctgtatatctaTGACAAATGAACTTCTTTTGAGTTATGAGTTTTGCTggtttgtgagtttttctttttgtcttaaaagtgtaaaatgatGATTTGACCAGTCTGAGATCTGGTGATTAACCCGGCCACTGCAGAATGATCCACCTCCTCCCAAACTCCTGGGTTGCTTT harbors:
- the mos gene encoding proto-oncogene serine/threonine-protein kinase mos, with amino-acid sequence MPSPIPVTRLLPRGFGLDLGTLSSPLSRRAGASSSLRVPTATHGKLAQRLWSSAVQWRELHELEPIGCGGFGMVFKGTYFGETVAVKRVRRARNTLASRQSFWAELNAAHLRHDNLVRVIAATTMMPTTTIKTATACARTGDKNQEEDDQGRVGTIVMEFAGDVSLQQVIYGAGPLPPELCVRYASDVVCALRHLHAHGVAHLDLKPANVLVSRAGVCKLADFGCSLQLGRDHAACALEIGGTYTHRAPELLRGERVTARADVYSFGVTLWQLLTRDVPYRGERQCVIYAVVAYGLRPQLDRDVFHRSSAGRACAELVSCCWSAEPNLRPSAEQLHSDLQQISLLVF